A region from the Triticum urartu cultivar G1812 chromosome 1, Tu2.1, whole genome shotgun sequence genome encodes:
- the LOC125537667 gene encoding calcineurin B-like protein 4, with translation MGCAFSSSPSPRKREQRAQGYEEPAVLAAETSFTVNEVEALYELYKKLSFSIFKDGLIHKEEFRLALFRTSRGANLFADRVFDLFDLKRNGVIEFGEFVRSLSIFHPKAPESEKTAFAFKLYDLRGTGYIEKEELREMVVALLDESDLCLSDSAVEEIVHNTFSQADSDGDGRIDPKEWEEFVKKNPASLRNMSLPYLQ, from the exons ATGGGCTGCGCGTTctcgtcgtcgccgtcgccacGGAAGCGTGAGCAGCGCGCCCAAGGGTACGAGGAGCCCGCCGTCCTCGCCGCCGAGACCTCCT TCACGGTGAACGAGGTGGAGGCGCTGTACGAGCTCTACAAGAAGCTCAGCTTCTCCATCTTCAAGGACGGCCTCATCCACAAG GAGGAGTTCCGGCTGGCTCTGTTCAGGACCAGCAGAGGGGCGAACCTGTTCGCGGACAGGGTGTTCGACCTCTTCGATCTCAAGCGCAACGGCGTGATCGAGTTCGGCGAGTTCGTGCGCTCGCTCAGCATCTTCCACCCCAAAGCGCCTGAATCTGAAAAGACCGCGT TTGCATTCAAGCTGTACGATCTGAGGGGGACAGGCTACATCGAGAAAGAAGAG CTCCGGGAGATGGTGGTGGCGCTTCTTGATGAGTCCGACCTATGTCTCTCCGATAGCGCCGTCGAGGAGATTGTCCATAAT ACGTTCAGTCAAGCAGACTCGGATGGTGATGGCAGGATAGACCCCAAGGAATGGGAGGAGTTTGTCAAGAAGAACCCAGCGTCGCTGAGGAACATGTCACTGCCCTATCTCCAGTGA
- the LOC125537675 gene encoding small ubiquitin-related modifier 2-like, whose protein sequence is MPPPCSGRDSKAAVKPLMVTIKVVSQEKVLRHTMSRADKLQVLLDAWYRKVPDVTYGTGVFLFEGVRLRGDKTPADLEMEDGDMIDFFEHMDGGGPFVAGSMSAH, encoded by the coding sequence ATGCCGCCGCCCTGCAGCGGGAGGGACTCCAAGGCGGCGGTGAAGCCCCTGATGGTGACGATCAAGGTGGTCAGCCAGGAGAAGGTGCTCCGCCACACCATGAGCAGGGCGGACAAGCTCCAGGTCCTCCTGGACGCGTGGTACCGCAAGGTGCCCGACGTGACCTACGGCACCGGCGTCTTCCTCTTCGAGGGCGTGCGGTTGCGCGGCGACAAGACCCCGGCGGACCTCGAGATGGAGGACGGGGACATGATCGACTTCTTCGAGCACATGGACGGCGGCGGGCCGTTCGTCGCTGGATCGATGTCCGCGCACTAG
- the LOC125525929 gene encoding uncharacterized protein LOC125525929, translated as MEIPRLPAAARRVDSRNFRGISDFRPVRCLSVPSPHAIATATPAPPFALTRGVLRRRCGAAAMEVLSSSRFSSAFPSLLDHVSRPPNPPRRHRHGRRRCLQTLASAPADAAAPSPSSSPPSLSRILAAALRGGRTRGELPGLAAAGGGGAGIGTLLMSTTAAAVTKARESPYLLALAANPTFVSGMVAFAVAQAAKALLTSVVERRWSLRTLCSSGGMPSSHSALCTALTASVALCHGVGDALFPVCLGFSLIVMYDATGVRRHAGMQAEVLNKIVEDLFQGHPISERKLKELLGHTPSQVFAGAFLGILVAWFCCQGCIGAI; from the exons ATGGAAATCCCCAGACTgcccgccgccgcgcgccgcgTAGACTCCAGAAACTTCAGGGGCATTTCGGACTTCCGTCCAGTGAGGTGTCTGTCAGTGCCGAGCCCCCACGCAATCGCCACGGCCACACCAGCTCCTCCGTTCGCGCTCACTCGCGGGGTCCTCCGGCGGCGATGCGGAGCAGCAGCCATGGAGGTGCTCAGCTCCAGCCGCTTCTCTAGCGCCTTCCCCAGCCTCCTCGACCACGTCTCCAGGCCGCCGAATcccccgcgccgccaccgccacggCCGCCGCCGTTGTCTCCAGACGCTAGCCTCCGCGCCCGCCGatgccgccgcgccgtcgccctCGTCCTCGCCGCCGTCGCTCTCCCGGATCCTGGCCGCCGCGCTGAGGGGAGGGCGCACGCGGGGGGAGCTGCCCGGCCTGGCCGCGGCGGGCGGAGGCGGGGCGGGGATAGGGACGCTGCTGATGAgcacgacggcggcggcggtgaccaAGGCGCGGGAGAGCCCGTACCTGCTGGCGCTGGCGGCGAACCCGACGTTCGTGTCGGGGATGGTGGCGTTCGCGGTGGCGCAGGCCGCCAAGGCCCTGCTCACCTCCGTGGTGGAGCGGCGGTGGAGCCTGCGGACGCTGTGCAGCTCCGGGGGCATGCCCTCCTCGCACTCTGCGCTCTGCACCGCGCTCACCGCCTCCGTCGCGCTCTGCCACGGCGTCGGCGACGCGCTCTTCCCCGTCTGCCTCGGCTTCAGCCTCATCGTCATGTACGACGCCACCGGCGTCCGGCGCCACGCCGGGATGCAGGCCGAG GTGCTCAATAAGATCGTTGAGGACCTGttccaaggccaccccatcagCGAAAGGAAGCTCAAGGAGCTGCTAGGGCACACCCCGTCGCAGGTCTTCGCCGGCGCGTTCCTGGGCATCCTGGTGGCCTGGTTCTGCTGCCAGGGCTGCATCGGTGCCATCTGA